One Tenrec ecaudatus isolate mTenEca1 chromosome 12, mTenEca1.hap1, whole genome shotgun sequence DNA segment encodes these proteins:
- the MRPS17 gene encoding small ribosomal subunit protein uS17m, translating into MSIVRSSVHAKWIVGKVIGTAMQKTAKVRVTRLVLDPYLLKYYNKRKTYFAHDALQQCTVGDVVLLRALPEPRSKHVKHELAEIVFKVGKVIDPVTGKPCVGTTYLESPIHSEEPTHLTERLEGLSVSSAQ; encoded by the exons ATGTCAATCGTTCGTTCATCCGTCCACGCCAAGTGGATCGTGGGAAAGGTGATTGGGACGGCAATGCAAAAAACTGCAAAAGTGAGAGTGACCAGGCTGGTTCTGGATCCCTATTTATTAAAG TATTACAACAAGCGGAAGACGTACTTTGCCCACGATGCCCTTCAGCAGTGCACAGTGGGGGATGTCGTGCTGCTCAGAGCCTTACCTGAGCCACGCTCGAAGCACGTCAAGCACGAACTCGCGGAGATCGTTTTCAAGGTCGGAAAGGTCATCGATCCCGTGACAGGGAAACCCTGTGTAGGAACCACGTACCTGGAGAGTCCCATCCATTCTGAGGAGCCCACTCACCTGACGGAACGGCTAGAAGGACTCAGCGTCTCCTCAGCGCAGTAA